In the Streptomyces formicae genome, one interval contains:
- a CDS encoding PDDEXK nuclease domain-containing protein has translation MSKNTEARAEIPAQQNGLPSWYGDLLSEIKGAVSCARTRAQRAANNFAATVPDGSDALKELVRDPYRLDFLGLDKQHAERELETAIVDGMIRFLTELGVGFAFVGRQYPVVIGGDEFRIDLLFYHLKLHRYFVFELKTKDVRPEHVGKLNFYVSVVDQMVREPERDDATIGFLIGARHNKAAVQLALDASNNPMAVASYSTLAPAERELIPTEEDLSRVVQEAIDGIEQAEAGRTGSP, from the coding sequence ATGAGCAAGAACACCGAGGCCAGAGCAGAGATCCCCGCCCAGCAGAACGGCCTGCCCTCCTGGTACGGCGATCTCCTGAGCGAGATCAAGGGGGCCGTGTCCTGCGCACGGACCCGTGCCCAACGGGCCGCCAACAACTTCGCGGCGACCGTGCCGGACGGCTCCGACGCACTCAAGGAGCTGGTCCGGGACCCGTACCGCCTCGACTTCCTCGGACTCGACAAGCAGCACGCCGAGCGTGAACTGGAGACCGCCATCGTCGACGGGATGATCCGGTTCCTTACGGAGCTCGGTGTCGGCTTCGCCTTCGTGGGGCGCCAGTACCCCGTCGTCATCGGGGGCGACGAGTTCCGTATCGACCTGCTCTTCTACCACCTCAAACTCCACCGCTACTTCGTCTTCGAGCTCAAGACGAAGGACGTGCGCCCCGAGCACGTCGGCAAGCTCAACTTCTACGTGAGCGTGGTCGACCAGATGGTGCGCGAGCCGGAACGGGACGACGCGACCATCGGCTTCCTCATCGGAGCCCGCCACAACAAGGCAGCCGTTCAGCTGGCCCTCGACGCCAGCAACAACCCCATGGCAGTCGCCTCCTACTCCACGCTGGCCCCGGCGGAGCGTGAGCTGATCCCCACCGAAGAGGACCTGTCCCGGGTCGTCCAGGAAGCCATCGACGGCATCGAGCAGGCGGAGGCCGGCCGAACCGGCAGCCCTTAA
- a CDS encoding DUF397 domain-containing protein produces MSTLDWQKSSFSGDQANCVYVAAHPTGRIHLQESDAPATTLTTSPTAFATLIRTLTSSDHTFG; encoded by the coding sequence ATGAGCACTCTCGACTGGCAGAAGTCCTCCTTCAGCGGCGACCAAGCGAACTGCGTCTACGTGGCCGCACACCCCACCGGTCGGATCCACCTCCAAGAGAGCGACGCCCCGGCCACCACGCTCACCACCAGCCCCACCGCCTTCGCCACCCTCATACGCACCCTGACCTCGTCCGACCACACGTTCGGGTGA
- a CDS encoding helix-turn-helix domain-containing protein, with protein sequence MALRTAPTERQLRLGYELRRLREHSGLTVQAAGDVIDMGRVHLTHAENGRTPISAERIRTLCRAYGVTSSPFVDALVGLGQSSGKGWWTSYKSQLPTSALDLAELESEAVQLRSYESLFLPGLFQVEGYTRAIFEASDAVSSTAEVEDAVRFRLARQRVLVGDRPPHVHAVIHEAALHMRFGGAQVMHQQLLKLTELAELPHVTVQIVPFTAVAVSAITTPFCHIASHGGALETVLMEHPAQSMFLHGEDTVTKYRRQFERIGAAALPAIDTTVIPVKHGTRDSLGLVQHILYTLLGAQA encoded by the coding sequence TTGGCCCTGCGAACAGCTCCGACCGAGCGACAGCTCCGACTCGGCTACGAACTCCGAAGGTTGCGCGAGCACAGCGGCTTGACCGTGCAGGCAGCCGGAGATGTCATCGATATGGGCCGGGTGCACCTGACGCACGCGGAGAATGGCCGCACTCCGATCTCCGCGGAGCGCATCCGAACTCTGTGCCGGGCGTACGGGGTTACTAGTTCACCCTTCGTGGATGCCTTAGTGGGGCTAGGCCAGTCGTCCGGCAAGGGGTGGTGGACAAGCTACAAGTCTCAGCTGCCCACATCCGCGCTCGATCTGGCAGAGCTGGAGTCCGAAGCCGTGCAGCTGCGCTCGTACGAGTCGCTGTTCCTGCCTGGCCTTTTCCAAGTCGAGGGCTACACGCGCGCCATCTTTGAGGCGAGCGACGCCGTCAGCTCTACGGCAGAGGTCGAGGATGCCGTCCGCTTCCGTCTGGCACGCCAACGTGTGCTTGTCGGCGACCGTCCTCCCCACGTCCACGCCGTCATCCACGAAGCTGCCCTCCACATGCGCTTCGGCGGCGCGCAGGTCATGCACCAGCAGTTGCTCAAGTTGACGGAACTTGCCGAACTTCCGCACGTGACCGTTCAGATCGTGCCCTTCACGGCCGTCGCGGTGTCGGCGATCACCACACCGTTCTGCCACATCGCCTCGCATGGCGGCGCGCTGGAAACCGTACTGATGGAACATCCCGCGCAGTCCATGTTCCTCCACGGCGAAGACACCGTTACCAAGTACCGCCGTCAGTTTGAACGGATCGGCGCCGCAGCACTCCCGGCCATCGACACGACGGTGATCCCCGTCAAGCACGGAACACGGGATTCGCTGGGCCTCGTCCAACACATCCTGTACACCCTCCTGGGAGCACAAGCATGA
- a CDS encoding ATP-binding protein, whose protein sequence is MGVPPHDLTSDTYTLFAPGNAHSAKICRDFVQRTLETLGLGHLGDTAALCTSELVTNVHQHTKSDVHLRAAVATTHVRIAVYDGGDQLPAPRRPDADQESGRGSSS, encoded by the coding sequence ATGGGCGTACCCCCGCATGACCTCACGTCGGACACCTACACCCTGTTCGCCCCCGGCAACGCACACTCCGCCAAGATCTGCCGCGATTTCGTACAACGCACCTTGGAAACCCTCGGCCTCGGCCACCTCGGGGACACCGCCGCTCTCTGCACCTCTGAACTGGTGACCAACGTGCACCAGCACACGAAGAGCGATGTCCACCTCAGAGCCGCCGTCGCCACCACCCACGTACGCATCGCTGTGTACGACGGCGGCGACCAACTGCCCGCGCCCCGCAGGCCCGATGCGGACCAGGAGAGCGGGCGGGGCTCTTCCTCGTGA
- a CDS encoding NACHT domain-containing protein — protein sequence MDPALLGTRLASSAVAPLVKKLFVREGPGAGLVAKPVRLSSLVSFKGEQRTLSRRDVRVLVDRLVRASLAAPGERTFPRDEAGAVTDALARVLLSLGDLDMDDVQAVRLGHRELARELVRGAARSGPHPTTGLSQDAALYLDSVIEWACLHILQFFTQRSTFVAATLVAQSRGQDELIAKVDELISRRPITGAQDLAFERRYLAYVAKKHAKLTIFGIDLSGSPAKWPLDAAYMSLEAEPPGRVGTVHYSSGAEHHTEEVELVEHTPPLPADQALATHDRVLLRGEAGSGKTTLVQWLAVSATRRDAAGPGPAGAYPAEAHTTKAHPTMAYLEDRVPYVLPLRTLTRHGERLPAPPDFLASVGCPLAGTQPQGWEARVLTAGRALVLIDGIDEIPDAERDRTRDWLSDLIDAFPGNRWLVTSRPSAVREDWLTEEGFTELTLAPMGKAEVAAFIERWHTAAATGAPEEDAELVAYEGQLLEAVRSKPDLGRLATNPLMCGLICALHRDRRGFLPMGRKDLYAAALSMLLVRRDRERHMAVPELREEPQIQLLQRLAYWLIRNGRTVMDRSRAESIIADALPAVPELAPLGDARAVYTHFLHRSGLLREPGPGTVDFVHRTFQDFLGARAAVDEGDFGVLARHAADDQWEDVIRMAVAQARPRERAEILGALLTHGDRHPQDGARKRIHLLAAACLEHAAELDPAVREEVERRTAALIPPRNAEDARALAKVGAMVLDLLPGPDGLSEDEAQQVVTTATHVDADATIPFLTRFTRHEGIGVHSQLMWGWHRHACRPYAEQVIARLDGRDVHFTLRTDEQVTELERLGLRPRRLDIRPGVSPDVASRFIAACEPSFLLLNRFPPGLLTAEALAALGRLDGLSVVGAQEPWSLAPFPAEAPLTFLGLVDSRAALTDLSCLARWPKLARVTFSHDHPLPPRDWEVLATLPGLTALNLPSRSLMTVPPGLTLPGLLDLQLAPDDSWGDLASRLCTVAPGLKRLILLSPPEGSPERHAPVNVSALADHPSLTELTVFAEAVGLDALPAHIDVHVYGPLTD from the coding sequence ATGGATCCCGCGCTCCTGGGCACCCGCCTGGCGTCCAGTGCCGTCGCCCCCTTGGTCAAGAAGCTCTTCGTACGGGAGGGCCCCGGCGCGGGCCTGGTGGCCAAGCCGGTGCGGCTGTCCTCGCTGGTGTCGTTCAAGGGGGAGCAGCGCACACTGAGCAGGCGGGACGTGCGAGTCCTCGTGGACCGGCTGGTGCGGGCGTCCCTGGCCGCGCCCGGCGAGCGGACCTTCCCGCGGGACGAGGCAGGGGCCGTTACCGACGCCCTGGCCCGAGTGCTGCTCTCGCTCGGGGATCTCGACATGGACGACGTCCAGGCCGTCCGACTCGGCCACCGGGAACTGGCCCGCGAGCTCGTGCGCGGCGCGGCGCGCAGCGGGCCGCACCCCACCACCGGGCTGTCCCAGGACGCCGCTCTCTACCTCGACTCGGTCATCGAGTGGGCGTGCCTGCACATCCTGCAGTTCTTCACACAGCGCTCCACGTTCGTCGCGGCGACGCTGGTCGCGCAGAGCCGGGGCCAGGACGAGCTGATCGCGAAGGTCGACGAGCTGATCTCCCGCAGGCCGATCACCGGGGCGCAGGACCTCGCCTTCGAGCGGCGCTACCTCGCGTACGTCGCGAAGAAGCACGCCAAGCTGACGATCTTCGGCATCGACCTGTCGGGCTCCCCGGCGAAGTGGCCACTGGACGCGGCGTACATGTCGCTGGAGGCGGAGCCGCCCGGACGCGTGGGGACGGTCCACTACTCATCGGGAGCGGAGCACCACACCGAAGAGGTGGAACTCGTCGAGCACACGCCCCCGCTCCCCGCGGACCAGGCTCTCGCCACCCACGACCGGGTCCTCCTGCGGGGCGAGGCGGGCTCCGGCAAGACCACGCTCGTGCAGTGGCTGGCGGTGAGCGCGACCCGCAGGGACGCGGCAGGACCGGGCCCCGCCGGGGCCTACCCGGCCGAGGCCCACACCACCAAGGCCCACCCGACCATGGCGTACCTGGAGGACCGCGTCCCCTACGTACTCCCCCTGCGCACCCTCACCCGCCACGGCGAGCGGCTGCCCGCTCCCCCGGACTTCCTCGCCTCCGTGGGCTGCCCGCTCGCGGGCACGCAGCCGCAGGGGTGGGAGGCGCGCGTCCTGACGGCGGGCCGCGCCCTGGTCCTGATCGACGGCATCGACGAGATCCCGGACGCCGAGCGCGACCGGACCCGGGACTGGCTGAGCGACCTCATCGACGCGTTCCCCGGCAACCGCTGGCTGGTGACGTCGCGCCCTTCGGCCGTACGCGAGGACTGGCTCACCGAGGAGGGCTTCACCGAGCTGACGCTCGCCCCGATGGGAAAGGCGGAGGTGGCGGCGTTCATCGAGCGCTGGCACACGGCCGCGGCCACGGGGGCCCCGGAGGAAGACGCCGAACTCGTCGCGTACGAGGGTCAGCTCTTGGAAGCGGTGCGGTCGAAGCCGGATCTGGGCCGCCTCGCCACCAACCCGCTCATGTGCGGCCTGATCTGCGCCCTGCACCGGGACCGGCGGGGCTTCCTGCCGATGGGCCGCAAGGACCTCTACGCGGCGGCCCTCTCCATGCTCCTGGTCCGCCGGGACCGCGAACGCCACATGGCCGTACCGGAGTTGCGGGAGGAGCCGCAGATCCAGCTCCTGCAGCGGCTCGCGTACTGGCTGATCCGCAACGGCCGTACGGTCATGGACCGTTCGCGGGCGGAGTCCATCATCGCGGACGCGCTCCCGGCGGTGCCGGAGCTGGCCCCGCTCGGCGACGCGCGGGCCGTCTACACCCACTTCCTGCATCGCAGCGGCCTCCTGCGCGAACCGGGGCCCGGCACCGTCGACTTCGTCCACCGCACGTTCCAGGACTTCCTGGGGGCGCGAGCGGCGGTCGACGAGGGCGACTTCGGCGTACTCGCCCGGCACGCGGCGGACGACCAGTGGGAGGACGTCATCCGCATGGCGGTGGCGCAGGCGCGGCCGCGTGAACGGGCGGAGATCCTGGGCGCCCTGCTCACGCACGGGGACCGTCACCCGCAGGACGGGGCCCGCAAGCGGATCCACCTCCTGGCCGCCGCCTGCCTGGAACACGCGGCGGAGCTGGACCCGGCGGTGCGGGAGGAGGTGGAGCGGCGTACGGCGGCGCTGATTCCGCCGCGGAACGCGGAGGACGCGCGGGCGCTGGCGAAGGTCGGGGCCATGGTGCTCGACCTGCTGCCAGGACCCGACGGCCTCTCCGAGGACGAGGCCCAGCAGGTGGTGACCACCGCGACACACGTGGACGCGGACGCCACGATCCCCTTCCTCACCCGGTTCACCCGGCACGAGGGGATCGGCGTCCACAGCCAACTGATGTGGGGGTGGCACCGCCACGCCTGCCGTCCGTACGCGGAGCAAGTCATCGCCCGGCTCGACGGTCGCGACGTCCACTTCACCCTCCGCACCGACGAACAGGTGACCGAGCTCGAACGGCTCGGCCTGCGCCCGCGACGGCTGGACATCAGACCGGGGGTCAGCCCCGACGTCGCGTCCCGCTTCATAGCGGCCTGCGAGCCCAGCTTCCTGCTGCTCAACAGGTTCCCGCCGGGCCTCCTGACAGCCGAGGCGCTGGCCGCCCTGGGCCGCCTGGACGGGCTCAGCGTCGTCGGCGCGCAGGAGCCGTGGAGCCTGGCGCCGTTCCCAGCCGAGGCTCCTCTGACGTTCCTCGGCCTGGTGGACTCCCGTGCCGCGCTGACCGACCTGTCGTGCCTGGCCCGTTGGCCGAAGCTGGCGCGGGTGACTTTCAGCCACGACCATCCACTGCCCCCGAGGGACTGGGAGGTGTTGGCGACCCTGCCGGGGCTCACCGCGCTGAACCTGCCGTCGCGCTCCCTCATGACCGTCCCGCCGGGGCTGACCCTGCCCGGCCTGCTCGACCTGCAGCTCGCCCCCGACGACTCCTGGGGGGACCTGGCCTCCCGCCTCTGCACGGTCGCGCCCGGACTCAAGCGCCTGATCCTGCTGAGCCCTCCTGAGGGCAGCCCGGAGCGGCACGCCCCCGTCAACGTCTCCGCCCTGGCCGACCACCCGAGCCTGACGGAGCTGACGGTCTTCGCCGAGGCGGTGGGCCTGGACGCCCTGCCCGCCCACATCGACGTACACGTCTACGGCCCGCTCACCGATTGA
- a CDS encoding M23 family metallopeptidase, giving the protein MSQRTTSHRPRPSLLRTRAAVVAAGIGASAVLGAGVSVAADGAKSGGALPGVTVNSLQAQAAAQAKAADKVRQDVAKKAADAKRAAAARAAAWIDPVKNYTLSATFGLGGNMWAHKHSGQDFAVPVGTPVSSVHGGTVVKAGPNGAGDGPAYGNAVVVKHGDGTYSQYAHLSQIDVRVGQAVGTGQRIALSGNTGNSSGPHLHFEIRTTPNYGSAVDPVAFLRSAGVTV; this is encoded by the coding sequence ATGTCGCAGCGCACCACCTCCCACCGCCCCCGCCCGTCCCTGCTCCGTACGCGGGCGGCCGTCGTCGCCGCGGGCATCGGGGCTTCGGCGGTTCTCGGGGCCGGGGTCTCGGTCGCCGCGGACGGCGCCAAGAGCGGTGGCGCGCTGCCCGGTGTCACCGTGAACTCCCTCCAGGCGCAGGCCGCCGCCCAGGCCAAGGCCGCCGACAAGGTGCGCCAGGACGTGGCGAAGAAGGCCGCCGACGCCAAGCGCGCCGCGGCCGCGCGGGCCGCCGCGTGGATCGACCCGGTCAAGAACTACACGCTCTCCGCGACCTTCGGCCTCGGCGGGAACATGTGGGCCCACAAGCACTCCGGCCAGGACTTCGCCGTCCCGGTCGGCACCCCGGTCTCCTCCGTGCACGGCGGCACCGTCGTCAAGGCGGGCCCCAACGGCGCGGGTGACGGCCCCGCGTACGGCAACGCCGTCGTGGTGAAGCACGGCGACGGCACGTACTCCCAGTACGCGCACCTCTCGCAGATCGACGTCCGGGTGGGCCAGGCGGTCGGCACCGGCCAGCGCATCGCGCTCTCCGGCAACACCGGCAACTCCAGCGGTCCGCACCTGCACTTCGAGATCCGTACGACCCCGAACTACGGCTCGGCCGTCGACCCCGTCGCCTTCCTGCGCTCGGCGGGCGTGACGGTCTGA
- a CDS encoding TetR/AcrR family transcriptional regulator yields MGTGKQQRRGDTRQRIQDVALELFAEQGYEKTSLREISEKLDVTKAALYYHFKTKEDILTSIFDDLTGPIDELIAWGHAQPQPVSLETKKDVLTRYSAILINAAPLFRFMQENQAAMRDLKSGASFKDRMLGLHEILKDPDAPMADQVRCFSALFTMHAGMFVLKDAEGDPKEKREAILEVAIDLVTRAHTGG; encoded by the coding sequence ATGGGCACAGGCAAGCAGCAGCGGCGCGGCGACACCCGCCAGCGCATCCAGGACGTGGCCCTCGAACTCTTCGCCGAGCAGGGCTACGAGAAGACGTCCCTGCGCGAGATCTCCGAGAAGCTGGACGTCACCAAGGCGGCGCTCTACTACCACTTCAAGACCAAGGAAGACATCCTGACCAGCATCTTCGACGACCTCACGGGGCCGATCGACGAGCTGATCGCATGGGGTCACGCACAGCCGCAGCCGGTCTCCCTGGAGACCAAGAAGGACGTGCTGACCCGTTACAGCGCCATCCTGATCAACGCGGCACCGCTCTTCCGCTTCATGCAGGAGAACCAGGCGGCGATGCGCGACCTGAAGTCCGGCGCGAGCTTCAAGGACCGGATGCTCGGGCTGCACGAGATCCTCAAGGACCCGGACGCCCCGATGGCCGACCAGGTGCGGTGCTTCAGCGCGCTGTTCACCATGCACGCCGGAATGTTCGTGCTCAAGGACGCCGAAGGCGACCCCAAGGAGAAGCGCGAGGCCATCCTGGAGGTCGCCATCGATCTGGTGACGCGGGCGCACACGGGCGGCTGA
- a CDS encoding MDR family MFS transporter, producing MAGTPKASLEKAGAAGTTAESGPQPRSVRVVLMALMITMLLAMLDNMIVSPAMPTIVGDLGGMAHLSWVVTAYTLATAASTPIWGKLGDMYGRKGVFLTSIVIFLAGSVLSGMAQDMGQLIGFRAIQGLGAGGLMVGVMAIIGDLVPPRDRGKYMGMMTGVMAVAMIGGPLVGGTITDHLGWRWAFYINLPLGAVALAMVTAVLHLPKKKAQGRIDYLGAVLLTVGISSLVLVTTWGGSEYAWSSAVIMELIGIGVASLIGFLFVQKRAAEPIMPLHIFRSRNFSLMSVIGFITGFVMFGAMLFLPLFQQSVQGASATNSGLLLLPLLLAMMAVSMVAGRVTTATGKYKIFPIVGTVLMITGFYLLSQMDTETTRFTSGLYMAVLGAGMGFLMQITMLVAQNSVEMKDMGVASSSATLFRTLGSSFGVAIMGALFNNRVQDVMTERAGSVGGQATEATSQPTADKLAQLPDVVRDAYQHAVTAGTHSAFLLGAALGAVALIAAFFVKETPLRGSGPADKKPVGDAEGDSAKVVREPVAEAV from the coding sequence ATGGCGGGGACACCTAAAGCGTCACTGGAGAAAGCGGGGGCGGCCGGGACCACGGCCGAGTCCGGGCCGCAGCCGCGCAGCGTGCGCGTCGTCCTGATGGCGCTGATGATCACGATGCTGCTCGCGATGCTCGACAACATGATCGTGAGCCCCGCGATGCCGACGATCGTCGGCGACCTCGGCGGCATGGCGCACCTGTCGTGGGTGGTCACGGCCTACACGCTGGCGACCGCGGCCTCGACGCCGATCTGGGGCAAGCTCGGCGACATGTACGGGCGCAAGGGCGTCTTCCTCACCTCCATCGTGATCTTCCTGGCCGGTTCCGTACTCAGCGGCATGGCCCAGGACATGGGGCAGCTCATCGGCTTCCGCGCGATCCAGGGGCTCGGCGCGGGCGGCCTGATGGTCGGTGTCATGGCGATCATCGGTGACCTGGTGCCGCCGAGGGACCGCGGCAAGTACATGGGCATGATGACCGGCGTCATGGCGGTCGCGATGATCGGCGGACCGCTGGTCGGCGGCACCATCACCGACCACCTCGGCTGGCGCTGGGCCTTCTACATCAACCTGCCGCTCGGCGCCGTCGCGCTCGCCATGGTGACCGCCGTCCTGCACCTGCCGAAGAAGAAGGCGCAGGGGCGCATCGACTACCTGGGCGCCGTCCTGCTGACCGTCGGCATCAGCTCGCTCGTGCTCGTCACCACCTGGGGCGGCTCCGAGTACGCCTGGAGCTCGGCCGTGATCATGGAGCTCATCGGCATCGGCGTCGCCTCGCTCATCGGCTTCCTCTTCGTACAGAAGAGGGCCGCCGAGCCGATCATGCCGCTGCACATCTTCCGCAGCCGCAACTTCTCGCTGATGTCCGTGATCGGCTTCATCACCGGCTTCGTGATGTTCGGCGCGATGCTCTTCCTGCCGCTCTTCCAGCAGTCGGTGCAAGGCGCTTCGGCCACCAACTCCGGGCTGCTGCTGCTTCCGCTGCTGCTCGCGATGATGGCCGTCTCGATGGTCGCGGGCCGGGTCACCACCGCCACCGGCAAGTACAAGATCTTCCCGATCGTCGGCACCGTGCTGATGATCACCGGGTTCTACCTGCTCTCCCAGATGGACACGGAGACCACGCGGTTCACCTCCGGCCTCTACATGGCCGTCCTCGGCGCGGGCATGGGCTTCCTGATGCAGATCACCATGCTGGTGGCGCAGAACAGCGTCGAGATGAAGGACATGGGCGTCGCCTCGTCCTCGGCCACCCTCTTCCGTACGCTCGGCTCCTCCTTCGGCGTCGCGATCATGGGCGCGCTCTTCAACAACCGCGTCCAGGACGTCATGACCGAGCGGGCCGGGTCGGTCGGCGGCCAGGCCACCGAGGCGACCTCGCAGCCGACCGCGGACAAGCTGGCGCAGCTGCCCGACGTGGTCAGGGACGCCTACCAGCACGCGGTGACGGCCGGCACGCACTCGGCCTTCCTGCTGGGCGCCGCGCTCGGTGCCGTCGCGCTGATCGCCGCCTTCTTCGTGAAGGAGACGCCGCTGCGGGGCTCGGGCCCCGCGGACAAGAAGCCCGTCGGGGACGCGGAAGGGGACTCCGCGAAGGTGGTCAGGGAGCCGGTTGCAGAGGCCGTCTGA
- a CDS encoding helix-turn-helix transcriptional regulator — MRRAKDAMDRDWADPDLDLGAVAAHAGYSRYHFVRVFKEVYAETPGQYLSRRRIERAQDMLRSADLSVTEICVLVGFSSVGTFSSTFKRRTGMTPSEYRGRHVGRGAALIPGCYAMLWAGGFPAREPGPGAPDEGPGKGRNSEEAG, encoded by the coding sequence ATGCGCCGTGCCAAGGACGCCATGGACCGTGACTGGGCCGATCCGGACCTCGACCTCGGCGCGGTGGCGGCGCACGCCGGTTACTCCCGCTATCACTTCGTCCGCGTGTTCAAGGAGGTGTACGCGGAGACGCCGGGGCAGTACCTGTCGCGCCGCAGGATCGAGCGCGCGCAGGACATGCTGCGCTCGGCCGACCTGTCCGTGACGGAGATCTGCGTGCTCGTGGGCTTCAGCAGCGTCGGCACGTTCTCGTCGACGTTCAAGCGCAGGACCGGCATGACCCCGAGCGAGTACCGCGGCAGGCACGTGGGGCGCGGGGCCGCGCTCATACCGGGGTGTTACGCGATGTTGTGGGCCGGGGGGTTCCCGGCGAGGGAGCCGGGTCCTGGCGCCCCGGACGAAGGCCCGGGCAAGGGCCGCAATTCTGAAGAAGCGGGCTGA
- a CDS encoding VOC family protein, translating into MIKGLAISTVWVLDQDRAKEFYTEKLGLEVRTDLTMGDGGMRWLTVGAKDQPDVELTLMVPGSPAMDPESAEAVKKLVAKGILGAGVLVTDDVRGDYEKLKARGVEFLQEPQERPYGIEALFRDDSGNWFSFTQRREGELDLDKEWSC; encoded by the coding sequence ATGATCAAGGGACTCGCCATCTCCACCGTCTGGGTCCTGGACCAGGACAGGGCCAAGGAGTTCTACACCGAGAAGCTGGGCCTCGAGGTCCGTACGGACCTGACGATGGGCGACGGCGGCATGCGCTGGCTCACGGTCGGCGCCAAGGACCAGCCCGACGTCGAGCTCACGCTGATGGTGCCGGGCTCCCCGGCCATGGACCCCGAGTCGGCGGAGGCCGTCAAGAAGCTGGTCGCCAAGGGCATCCTCGGCGCGGGCGTCCTGGTCACCGACGACGTCCGCGGGGACTACGAGAAGCTGAAGGCCCGCGGCGTCGAGTTCCTCCAGGAGCCGCAGGAGCGTCCGTACGGCATCGAGGCGCTCTTCCGCGACGACTCGGGGAACTGGTTCTCGTTCACGCAGCGCCGCGAGGGCGAGCTCGACCTCGACAAGGAGTGGTCCTGCTAG
- the cseC gene encoding two-component system sensor histidine kinase CseC, whose amino-acid sequence MNRAHRAVERVREMFRTGLRTGVRWKISAAIALVGALVAVALSLVVHNAARVSMLDNARDVQDERIQFALRLYSASQRQTLQFGTKVDDPELPQELRQKVLKGRRATFVEEKPDGTPDIWAAVPLADGHVLSLHSRFTDRSATVMKDLDQALVIGSIAVVFGGCALGVLIGGQLSRRLRKAATAASEVAQGQTDVSVRDSIGGVVKDETDDLASAVDAMADALKQRLEAERRVTADIAHELRTPVTGLLTAAELLPPGRPSELVKDRAQAMRTLVEDVLEVARLDSAAERAELQDITLGEFVSRRMALLSTEVTVTIVHESEVTTDPRRLERIIGNLVANAAKHGKPPIEVSVEGRVVRVRDHGPGFPEALLDEGPSRFRTGSTDRAGHGHGLGLTIAAGQARVLGARLTFRNVRPAGVSPDEPAEGAVAVLWLPEHAPTNTGSFPMLQLPDNL is encoded by the coding sequence ATGAACAGGGCCCACAGGGCGGTCGAGCGCGTCCGCGAGATGTTCAGAACCGGTCTGCGCACCGGCGTGCGCTGGAAGATCAGCGCGGCGATCGCGCTGGTCGGCGCCCTCGTCGCGGTCGCGCTGAGCCTGGTCGTCCACAACGCGGCGCGAGTCTCGATGCTCGACAACGCGCGCGACGTGCAGGACGAGCGCATCCAGTTCGCGCTGCGCCTGTACTCCGCCTCCCAGCGCCAGACCCTCCAGTTCGGCACGAAGGTCGACGACCCCGAGCTGCCCCAGGAGCTGCGGCAGAAGGTCCTCAAGGGCCGACGCGCCACGTTCGTCGAGGAGAAGCCCGACGGCACGCCCGACATCTGGGCGGCCGTGCCGCTGGCCGACGGGCACGTCCTCTCGCTGCACTCCCGCTTCACCGACCGCAGCGCCACCGTCATGAAGGACCTCGACCAGGCCCTGGTCATCGGGTCGATCGCGGTCGTCTTCGGCGGCTGCGCGCTCGGCGTGCTGATCGGCGGGCAGCTGTCGCGGCGGCTGCGCAAGGCGGCGACGGCGGCGAGCGAGGTCGCCCAGGGCCAGACGGACGTGAGCGTCCGCGACTCCATCGGCGGCGTGGTCAAGGACGAGACCGACGACCTCGCCTCCGCCGTGGACGCCATGGCCGACGCGCTCAAGCAGCGCCTCGAAGCCGAGCGCCGGGTCACCGCGGACATCGCGCACGAGCTGCGCACGCCGGTGACCGGGCTGCTCACGGCGGCCGAGCTGCTGCCGCCCGGACGGCCCAGCGAGCTGGTCAAGGACCGCGCGCAGGCCATGCGCACGCTCGTCGAGGACGTCCTTGAAGTGGCCCGTCTCGACTCGGCCGCCGAGCGCGCCGAGCTCCAGGACATCACCCTCGGCGAGTTCGTCTCCCGGCGGATGGCGCTCCTCAGCACCGAGGTGACCGTGACGATCGTGCACGAGTCGGAGGTCACCACCGACCCGCGCCGCCTGGAGCGCATCATCGGCAACCTCGTCGCCAACGCCGCCAAGCACGGCAAGCCGCCCATCGAGGTCAGCGTCGAGGGCCGGGTGGTCCGGGTGCGCGACCACGGGCCCGGCTTCCCCGAGGCGCTCCTGGACGAGGGCCCGAGCCGCTTCCGCACGGGCAGCACGGACCGGGCGGGACACGGGCACGGTCTGGGCCTGACGATCGCGGCGGGTCAGGCGCGGGTGCTCGGTGCGCGGCTGACGTTCCGCAACGTACGCCCCGCCGGTGTCTCGCCCGACGAGCCCGCCGAGGGCGCGGTCGCCGTCTTGTGGCTGCCGGAGCACGCGCCGACGAACACGGGCAGCTTCCCGATGCTCCAGCTGCCCGACAACCTGTGA